The segment gtgaaaagtcacaatttttttttttttttttttttttttatatcatgaatCTTTCACTTGGAGATAAAACTGTTATAATAGTATACTTTTATCTTCATGTGATCCATTTCAATAGGTAATGTCATTATACAATGCATCATTTTCGCTCCTGTACAGGGAGTGTGTGGAAAGGTGAAAATCGCTGACACAGCAGTAATGGGACTCGGGGTTCTGGCCTCACGTGCTGCCAAAATTTTTCGTTGCTGGAGTTTATATTCATGTGGGTAATTCTACTCTCATTTACGAATATGAAACTGACCATAACTCATTTTCAAACACTCCAACCCaaaatccccaccaccaccagggacggtccccttaatattattattattattattattattattattattattattattattatcattattattatataaaaaaaaaaatcagaatcaaaatcaaaatattatCCTAACTGAAAACAATAACTCTGACTGACATGGTAATAACCTAATTTACACTAAATCagctttttttaattatataattagacttactgaaaaaaaaaaaaaaaactttggcaaGTCTATTTCTAATGGTCTCTTCTCAGTTTTTCGTTTACATAAGCTTCTGTACCATTCTGCATTCATAATTCTCCTGTCCCTCTAAATTGGTATGTTGCTTTCGCTAGAGCATCAGAGTGAGCAGGGTATATTGAGGCTTGATTTttgaatttcgaaaaaaaaaaaactaaaaggtgGTCAACTATGACAACCAGTCCCCCTCCACAAAAAATATAAGGGCATCAAATTGCCTTGCAGAGGACAGATTTAAAACAAGAACATCTATATAAATCAGGGAAAATCTATGGCTTGTATATGATACAGCAGATggttaaaacaaagataaaatttttcaacttttgggggGCTCCTGCCTCCTATGGGATGAAGCACAATTATATACTCTTTTTCAGATGAAATGACTGGAGCAATGTAGGCATTTTCGGGACGGTCACTTTAAGTGGGAGGAGTGCGGTTGAGCAGGAATGGGTTTACCAATGAAGTCAACCAGGGTAGATATTGTATGGGCTTGggactcagatgtaactgtgacaaggtgtgAATGATTGGGATGGCTGAGAAAGGAGACTTTGCCTACTTGTATTTGGAGGCATTGTTAGAAAAGTAGGGTGTTGTCAGAGTACAGGGCTGTAGGGGGAACCACAAAAAATTTATCCCACTTAGATGGGGCTaacagagtactcaaaaggttgtAGGGGTGGGAATAGTAGAAAGGCaaggacgggaggaagaggaagtggtgtggAGTGTTCTTATGCTGTGATGGAGAAAGCAATAAAGTTGATGAGCTGTAGTATGGGATAAGGATGTTTGAAATGCAGACAATTGTGCAGGAGATGGTGTCAAGGATATTGGGGATGAGAAAAGGGTGTCTTTTGGAAGTTGAGTTACCCTACTGGGTGATTTAGAATGGGCTAAGTTGACGGCAAGTGTCAACAAAGAGGGTGTAATAGCAGTGGTCAGGAGCTGTGATCAAAGGAGAGTCAGGGGTCGGTAAACCTGGGGAGTTCGATATAGGGAGGCTATTTGGTAAAAGGACAGCCTCAATGCCCCTAATAAGAGTATAAAAATTTCATTACTAGCCATGGTAAGCATGGGGAAGATAAAAGGTCTATCCCTCAGAGTCTCCATGAGGGTTATGGATaaacaattaaccaagggaatattgTGCCGATAGCTCCCCGAGACCCTTCATGACTGACAGCCTTTAATCTTTTCAACATGGTTCTCCCACCTTAAGAATTAGACAGGAGAAGTTAGggtgataaggaaaaagaaagagaaagaaaagaccatACAAAATTAGTTCAGCTGAGGGCTAATGTAGAGGTGATCCCCTAAGTTAGGCCtaagtctctgtctcctaagcaCATTCCCTATGACAATAACGGGCAAGGGAttgttttctcgatttttttcattaGACTGGACAGATTATAGTTCTAAAGGTATTGGATGTTGGATGAAAGTCTTGCCAATTCTGGCCTGGATCTGCCATCTTCAGGAAGTCTGTTCACCCTGGAGTCAAGAGTAGTCATCATATTTACACCAAATCTCAAGTGTACTCTGGATGTTCAGCAAGTACGTATCTGTACGCAATCTGTGCAGTTGTCATAAGTTACAAATAAGTACAATGCACAGCCTGATCACAGGCAATACATTGACATTCCCTATGAGTTTGTTGAGCATGCGTTGTACCTGTGCAGTAATACCCTATGAATACGTCCAATATATGTAGATCATAGCTCGTGATAGGAACAAACATAGTGTACTTGTACCATACTCGACTGATGTTGGACTGATGCATTGTGTATTTATAACCTGCGCAACAGTGTATGCTGTATAGTTTTGGGCAAGCCCAAAACTATCTGGCATACTGGGTTGTACTGTACAACTGCAtatgaaagaaatatgaatatgctGCTCATATGGAATTAGCATTAACAGAAATGTGACACAGCCGTAAGGGGATTGTCCTAAGTAAGACAGGTCCACCTGGTCAAAACTGAATTAAGGATAGTTTTGTACTCATACTACCCTAAATATTTTACATTCTGAAAATTCAGAAATATAAAGTGATACCTTGCCCTAAACTATGCAAGAATTACTAAGTGTTGCATTATCTAAACTTACTGGGGCAGTTGTGTCAGCTGTAGCATTGTTTGACGCTGTGGGTGCTGGAACAGCTTGATTTGGACCTGCTGCCTTGACTGTTGTGGCAGTAGGTGTGGCAGTAGACTGTGGGGTGGGTGCTGGGGCTGCCGCTGTTGCTGCAGCAACCATGGTAGGCTGGGCCACTTGGTGGTTGACTGTCTGTATCTGTTGGCCCTGCACCACTTGCTGAACACCTGTCACAGTTTGTGCATTCACAATCTTAAGGAAGAGAATACAGATGTATAATGatctataattttattatatagcATCTGAAAAGCAACAGAAATCTCAGGTCATATTttcaaaataaaagatacaaaagcCATTTGTGATCAAAACTCACTTGACCCTGAGTCAGACCAGTGGTAGGTGTTGCACCATGACCTATGGCAGCTGGGGCTTGGTGGACAACCTGTCCTGGCATGGCCTGACCTGGTACAAGCTGTGTCATGAGCTGCTGGCCCCCTATAGTTGTCAGTCCTGAAGTTGTTGTCATTACCACCTGTCCTAAAgggcaatatatatatgaatgattaaaAAATCTTTTCACTATCATTCTCACTCTTCCATACACAACTACAAGAATTACACATATAACAAAGCTTTCTTCGTATCATGTATGTTTTACTGTAGTATAATTTCTTCAAGAAATGGTTAACATGAAACAGATTTTAAGCATCAAAATAATATAGTCAAACAGTTAACAAACAAATCATGTAAGGTATCAAACAAACTAGAcctaaaaagaaaatatgaaattgtTCAATTTACCTGCACTGTTGACGACCTGTGTGCCAGAAACCACTTGTCCCACCTGGCCTTGAACTTGAACCATCTGCCCTTGCACAACCTGACCACTCACCACCTGCTGCACTGGCTGAGACATGCTGTACAACACTCCAGGAAGAAGCTAACAAtggaagaaaaggcaagaaaaatgagaaagcagCATGGTAAATGAGGAAATATTtctgagagaatgaggaaaatgaaatatatgtatatacaagtatgttatatatatatatatgtatatgtatatgaatatgtatacgcatatgtatatgtatgtatatctgtgtatatgtatatgtatataaatatatatatatatatatatatatatatatatatatatgtatatatatatgtatgtatatgtatatttatatgtacatatatatatatgtatatatatatatataaatatgtatatatatatatgaatatgtatatatatatatgtatgtatgtatgtatgtatacatacatatctatatatatatatatatatatatatatataaatatatatatataaatgtatatatatatatgtatatatatatatatatatatatatatacatatatatatatatgtatatatatatatatatatgtatatatatatatatatatatatatatatatatatatatatatatatatatatatggtgtatatggtatgtatatgtatatgtatatgtatatgtacatatatatatatgtatatgtatatatatatgaatatgtacatatatatgtatgtatatatatatatatgtatgtatgtatgtatgtatatatatatatatatatatatagatagatagatagatatacatatatatatatatatagatatacatatatatatatatatatatagatagatagatataactatatatatgtatatatatatatatatataaatatacatatatatatttatgcgcacaaacacaaacacacacacacacacacacacacacacacatatatatataaatatatatatatagtgttgctgtatacgtatatatacgtatacgtatacatatatatatatatatatatatatatatatatatatatatatatatatttatatttatatctatatctatatttatatttatatatatatatatatatatatatataaatatttatatatatatatatatacgtatatatatgtatatatatatgtatatatatatatatatatatatatatatatatatatatatatataaatatatgtatatatatatacatatatatatttatgcgcacaaacacaaacacacacacacacacacacacacacacacacacacacacacacacacacacacacacacacacacaaacatatatatataaatatatatatatagtgttgctgtatacgtatatatacgtatacgtatacatatacatatacatatatatatatatatatatatatatatatatatatatatatatatatatatatttatatttatatctatatctatatttatatatatatatatatatatatatatataaatatttatatatatatatatatacgtatatatatgtatatatatatgtatatatatatatatatatatatatataaatatatgtatatatatatacatatataaatatatatatatatatatatacatatatatatatatacataaatatatatatatacataaatatatatatacatatacataaatatatatatatatatacatatacataaatatatatatatatacatatacataaatatatatatatatatgtatgtatatatatatatgtatgtatatatatatatgtatgtatatatatgtatatatatatatatacatacatatatatatatatatgtatatatatatgtatgtatataaatatatatatatatacatatatatacatataaatatatatatatatatatatatatatatatatatatatacatatatatataaatatatatatatatatctatatatatacgtatatatatatatatatatatatatacgtatatatatatatatatatatatatatatatatatatatatatatatatatatatatatatatatatacgtatatatatatatacgcatatatatatatacgtatatatatatacgtgtatatatatatatatatatatatatatatatttatgtatatatatatatatatatatatgtatatatatatataaatatatatatatatataaatatatatatatatatatatatatatatatatatatatatatttatatgtatttatatataaatatatatatatatatttatatatatatatgtatatatatatatacataaatatgtatatatatatatatatatatatatatatatatatatatatatatatgtatatatatatatgtgtatgtatataaatatatatatatatacatatatatatatatatatatatatatatatatatatatatatatatgtatatatatatgtatgtatatatatatgtatgtatatatatatatatatatatatatatatatatatatatatatatatatatatatatatataaatatatatatatatatatatatatatatatatatatatatatatacatatatatatttatatatatacatacatacatatatatatatatatataggtatatatatatatatatatatatatatttatatatatatatatatatatatatatatatatatatatatatatatatatatatatatgtatatgtatatatgtatatatatatataaatacatataaatatatatatatatatatatatatatatatatatatatatatatatatatatatatatatataaaatatatttatatatatgtatatatataatttatatatctatatatatatatatttatatatatttatatttatattcatatttatatatatttatatttatatatatttatatttatatatatatatatatatttatatatatatatatatattaatatatatatttatatatatatatatatttatatatatatatatatatatatatatttatatatatatatatatatatatatatatatatatatatatataaatatatatatatatatatatatatatatatatatatatatatatatatatatatatatatatatatatatatatatatatatattatataaatatataaatatataaatatatatatatatatatatatatatatatatattaataaatatatatatttaaatatatatatatatttatttatatatatatgtatctatatatatatatttatatatatatatatatatatgtatatatatatacatatatatacatatggtgttgccgtacatatacatatatatatatatatatatatatatatatatatatatatatatatatataaaaatgtggaaatatatatatatatatatatatatatatatatatatatatatatatatatatatatatataaaaatgtggaataatatatatatatatatatatatatatatatatatatatatatatatatatatatatatatatatatatatatatatatatatatatatatatatatatatatatatatatatatatatatatatatatatatatacttatatatatatatatatatatatatatatatatatatatatatatatatatatatatataatgtatatatatatatatatatatatatatatatatatatgtatatatatatatatatatatatatatatatatatatatatatatatatatatatatatatatatatatatatatatatatatatatatatatatatatatatatatatatatatacatatatatatatacatatatatatatatacatatatatatatatatatatatatatatacatatatatatatatatatatatatatatatatatatatatatacgtatatatatatatatatatatatatatatatatatatatatatatatatatatatatatatatatatatatatatatatatatatatatatatatatatatatatatatatatatatatatatatatatatatatatatatatatatatatatatatatatatatatatatatatatatatatatatatatatatatatatatatatatatatatatatatatatatatatatatatatatatatatatatatatatatatatatatatatatatatatatatatatatatatatatatatatatatatatatatatatatatatatatatatatatatatatatatatatatatatatatatatatatatatatatatatatatatatatatatatatatatatatatatatatatatatatatatatatatatatatatatatatatatatatatatatatatatatatatatatatatatatatatatatatatatatatatatatatatatatatatatatatatatatatatatatatatatatatatatatatatatatatatatatatatatatatatatatatatatatatatatatatatatatatatatatatatatatatatatatatatatatatatatatatatatatagatatatatatatatatatatatatatatatatatgtatatatatatatatatatatatatatatatatatatatatatatatatatatatatatatatatatatatatatgtatatatatatatatatatatatatatgtgtgtgtgtatatatatatgtatatatatatatatatatatatgtatatgtatatacgtatatatatatatatatttatatatatatatatatatatatatatatatatatatatatatatatatatatatatatatatatatatatatatatatatatatattgtagtgtacggctgcatctgtcccgactctaaggatgatgtcatctccatgaacctcggccaacgcatcacgagccgccagagacgaagtccccgccgtgtgccacgtaCAATTAcgcttcttaattttttttttttatacaagtcCAACCACCAGTCAAGAAGGAGAGTTGAATGTATGTTTTTAGTGATatgaacttggttatttttataaccatgaacatATTTCTTACCACGACTCACTACTtgtatggcgttgaagtcgccaagccaaactaactatttatttatttttaaacctgaatattgtaaatatgttatggccgaaatgcacagtttttactataatggtttgttatcggattttctccgtattctttcctgtatttatctttttctaatgttctttcctcgtgccgacgtctccaaattgtcgcgataaccaccgaaggaggtgacggtcgttacccagcttctttcttgtttttccccttccctctcttgtcttggttgtttggattgtcaaactatcggcttggtcttcaggcacttcttttgcctatattcttctttcgcgccatgcctggggcttggcctgggggtttctttcggggtatatgtactcatggtagggggaaggaagataacttcggtcctgacctctgtcccacACTTTGATCCTTCGCAGTGGAAATTTTTACCtgttgtgctctcgcttggaTTTATTTACTTCACCCTTGGATGTACTTCAACCTCGGATTTACCTCGCATTacgtatctcctcaagctaagtggttgatggttgtgtgtaggagacaactggtctcttttggactctagcgtgacatgctgcattattatctgcaaggtgcactctttcgtgaagtcccatagcagtactttttgtgtatttccaattgtttgagagcattaggaccaagtgatatagaggaacactgcttgaggatccgtacctccaatgTATTCAATtttaactaagttattacttagtttctatTCATTTTTGCCTGAGGATCCATACCACCtgtgataaagattttttttttagtaccattacgtactttatcgttagttgttttgtttcgcttaatgcgtgtttgttgatttctacttgatcgTGTGGGTAATCAAGCAGTCtttgtgattacacctccagtgtgactttacCTCTTTacgactaagttattacttagttttatttcgttcgtacttgaggagtcatacctcctgtacatatattttttaaaagttaatgtcaatgttttctttcgtccctgcgtcaggattcgtacctccggggataaagatctttatcaaaatttttttccgtaatttttttgatataggtttctgttgatctctgcctgaccttgtgggtgatcaggcagactttggtgatccgtatctcctgataaagagcccttatcacatgatacgtgatttttNNNNNNNNNNNNNNNNNNNNNNNNNNNNNNNNNNNNNNNNNNNNNNNNNNNNNNNNNNNNNNNNNNNNNNNNNNNNNNNNNNNNNNNNNNNNNNNNNNNNNNNNNNNNNNNNNNNNNNNNNNNNNNNNNNNNNNNNNNNNNNNNNNNNNNNNNNNNNNNNNNNNNNNNNNNNNNNNNNNNNNNNNNNNNNNNNNNNNNNNNNNNNNNNNNNNNNNNNNNNNNNNNNNNNNNNNNNNNNNNNNNNNNNNNNNNNNNNNNNNNNNNNNNNNNNNNNNNNNNNNNNNNNNNNNNNNNNNNNNNNNNNNNNNNNNNNNNNNNNNNNNNNNNNNNNNNNNNNNNNNNNNNNNNNNNNNNNNNNNNNNNNNNNNNNNNNNNNNNNNNNNNNNNNNNNNNNNNNNNNNNNNNNNNNNNNNNNNNNNNNNNNNNNNNNNNNNNNNNNNNNNNNNNNNNNNNNNNNNNNNNNNNNNNNNNNNNNNNNNNNNNNNNNNNNNNNNNNNNNNtatatatatatatatatatatatatatatatatatatgtatatatatatatgtatatatatatttatatatatatttatatacatgtatatatatatatacatatatatatatataaatatatatacatatatgtatatatatatacatatatatatatatatatatatatatatatatgtgtatatatgtatatgtatatataaatatatgtatatatttatatatatatatatatatatatacacgtatatgtatatatatatatatatatatatatatatatatatatatatatatatataatgtatatatatatatatatatatatatatacatgtatatatatatatatatatatatatatatatatatatatatatatatatatatatacatgtatatatatatatacatatatatatatatatatatacatatatatatatatatatatatatatacatatatataaatatatataaatatatatatatatatatatatgtatatatatacatgtatatatatacatgtatatatatatatatatatatatatatatatatatatatatatatatatatacatatatataaatatatataaatatatatatatatatacatatatatacatatatatacatatatatacacatatatatatatatatatatatatatatatacatatatatgtacatatatatatatacatatatatatacatatatatatacatatatatacatatatatatacatatatatatacatatatatacatatatatatatacatatatatatatacacacatatatatatatatacatatatatatacatatatatacatatatatatgtacatatatgtatatatatacatatatacatatatgtatatatataaaaatatatacatatatatataaatatatacatatacatatatatatatatatatacatatatatatacatatatatatatacatatataaatatatacatatatatatatatacatacatatatatatatttatatatatacatatatatatacatatatacatatatgtaaatatatatatatatatacatatgtatatatataaataaatatatatatgtatatatatatacatatatatatacatatacatacatatatatatatatatatatatatatatatatatatatatatatgtatatatatatatatatatatttatatatatatatatatatatatacatatatatatatatatatataaatatatatatatatatatatacatatatatatatatatataaatatatatatatatatgtaaatatatatatatacatatatatacatatatacacatgtgtgtgcatatttatatatatatatatatatatatgtacacatgtgtgtatatatatatatatatatatatatatatatatatatatatatctatatatatatgtatatatatgtatatatctatatatatatatatatatatatatatatatatacatatatatgtacatatatatgtacatatatatgtatatatatacatatatatatatgcatatatatatatatgtatatatatatatatatttatatacatatatatgtatatatttatatacatatatatgtatatatatatatatatatatatatatatatatatatatacatatatatgtacatagatatatatatatatatatgtatatatatatatttatatacatatatatgtatgtatatacatatatatatatgtatatatatatattt is part of the Penaeus vannamei isolate JL-2024 chromosome 19, ASM4276789v1, whole genome shotgun sequence genome and harbors:
- the Taf12 gene encoding transcription initiation factor TFIID subunit 12, with product MSQPVQQVVSGQVVQGQMVQVQGQVGQVVSGTQVVNSAGQVVMTTTSGLTTIGGQQLMTQLVPGQAMPGQVVHQAPAAIGHGATPTTGLTQGQIVNAQTVTGVQQVVQGQQIQTVNHQVAQPTMVAAATAAAPAPTPQSTATPTATTVKAAGPNQAVPAPTASNNATADTTAPVLNKQRITELVREVDPNEQLEEEVEEMLLAIADDFIESTVNAACRLAKHRGARSLDVKDVQMYLERNWHMWLPGFGTDELRPYKRAPTTEAHKQRLALIRKAIKKY